From Drosophila yakuba strain Tai18E2 chromosome 2L, Prin_Dyak_Tai18E2_2.1, whole genome shotgun sequence, one genomic window encodes:
- the LOC6527036 gene encoding serine/threonine-protein kinase meng-po: MGTIEKRSFSFRLRRSFGDGGSTNSRNSNNNSSTCTNHNNQKRCSTPLTPTSTSTGRLEVPGAASVSRRSSIYKKPDKNDGGQIHLIPDVELPLMTFADQYNIEKTLAEGCFAKILLCRHRPTSTLVVLKAVHAELTTIKEFQKEFHYNYELSHHHHILSAYAVAFQTMDYYVFAMEHAPYGDLASNIGPNGLHENACKLISEQLSSALGFMHSKSLVHRDLKIENILVFTPDFTRVKLCDFGATTKKGMLVHKVKHTWTSCVPPEQLELIKNERFQCLPVSDSWQFGILLYNILTGNPPWQSADWVKDQSYANFMKYEQRKTTKVPDNFRRFSPRLMRCFRKYLSHDPEDRCKITEVAKYMKDRWVECRISTSKSATLISPTNHDQDSCIYLNQREGRLSGDENKLRFKRMMSTYGLDIPIDQAMVRRRVWDWLSTCDANFDPEVESLHALDLLQ, translated from the coding sequence AGAAACGCTCGTTCTCCTTCCGGCTGCGCCGATCCTTCGGCGATGGTGGCAGCACCaacagccgcaacagcaacaacaacagcagcacctGCACCAACCACAACAACCAGAAGCGATGCAGCACCCCACTGACGCCGACGAGCACCAGCACCGGGCGGCTGGAGGTGCCGGGAGCGGCCAGCGTGAGCCGCCGGAGCAGCATCTACAAGAAGCCGGACAAGAACGATGGCGGCCAGATCCACCTCATTCCGGACGTGGAGCTGCCGCTGATGACCTTCGCCGACCAGTACAACATCGAGAAGACGCTGGCCGAGGGCTGCTTCGCCAAGATCCTGCTGTGCCGGCACAGACCCACCAGCACACTGGTGGTGCTCAAGGCGGTGCACGCCGAGCTGACCACTATCAAGGAGTTCCAGAAGGAGTTCCACTACAACTACGAGCTGTCTCATCACCATCACATACTGAGCGCCTATGCGGTGGCCTTCCAGACAATGGACTACTACGTGTTCGCCATGGAGCACGCCCCCTACGGCGACTTGGCCTCCAACATTGGACCCAACGGGCTGCACGAGAACGCCTGCAAACTGATCTCGGAGCAGCTGAGCTCCGCCCTCGGCTTCATGCACTCCAAGAGCCTGGTGCACCGCGACCTCAAGATCGAGAACATACTGGTCTTCACGCCGGACTTTACGCGAGTAAAGCTGTGCGACTTCGGGGCCACCACCAAGAAGGGTATGCTGGTGCACAAGGTGAAGCACACGTGGACCAGCTGCGTGCCGCcggagcagctggagctgatcaagaaCGAACGCTTCCAGTGCCTGCCCGTCAGCGATTCCTGGCAGTTCGGCATCCTGCTGTACAACATCCTCACCGGCAATCCACCGTGGCAGTCCGCCGATTGGGTGAAGGACCAGTCCTATGCCAACTTCATGAAGTACGAGCAGCGCAAGACCACCAAGGTGCCGGACAACTTCCGGCGCTTCTCGCCCCGGCTGATGCGCTGCTTCCGAAAGTATCTGAGCCACGATCCCGAGGATCGCTGCAAGATCACCGAGGTGGCCAAATACATGAAGGACCGCTGGGTGGAGTGCCGCATCTCCACCTCCAAGTCGGCCACGCTCATCTCGCCCACCAACCACGACCAGGACTCCTGCATCTACCTCAACCAGCGGGAGGGTCGTCTATCCGGAGATGAGAACAAGCTGCGCTTTAAGCGCATGATGTCCACCTACGGACTGGACATTCCCATCGACCAGGCGATGGTGCGGCGGCGGGTCTGGGACTGGCTCTCCACCTGCGATGCCAACTTCGATCCGGAAGTGGAGAGTCTGCACGCCCTGGATCTGCTGCAGTAG
- the LOC6527035 gene encoding uncharacterized protein LOC6527035 — protein METRKLVVKRHLSVTKCDGIPKKKSHRKLDEMPTPSKPLVVTRSGRVVVSRPSQQFDYTDSQSEGDGEEDSNNLSVDADDEEYHGHNFKQPKWTGKRRGVRNSSCKSSGTNGSHSSPEAVPLLVYLELGDRGVIVRDEPQHNVVLEDDGELKTKMHKFLGLMPSRRKLYNPAMASDMDQENNENEVCKEEDFVLQANVNSFEECTSYLVKEPIDLSALPSEKQLAANCRRHKSSVRCLERQPRLYGFVQSLSPVIPLNKCHPRALTYRQTNFQQCKVALAKVLANMFNHAIFHCGLQLPIIWQRSMSTRWKCQLAIDASGKRTAQILLLRRIATAQELIQLLLHGMCHAAAFVFNRELSHGVNCRRWAYQAKLALPELPTIGDNCFGSYKYTCTMCTRCSNGVADLSTEFLRCSYCQFEVSVKPCSIEMHDGARSDTTMTPFKCFIREKYLQLGEQGGTMHSSKMTLLNREFIQMNSTTRSS, from the coding sequence ATGGAGACTCGAAAGTTGGTCGTAAAGCGACACTTGTCGGTGACCAAATGCGATGGGATACCCAAAAAGAAATCTCACCGAAAACTGGACGAGATGCCCACCCCCTCAAAGCCCCTGGTGGTGACGCGCAGTGGTCGTGTTGTGGTATCGCGGCCGAGCCAGCAGTTTGACTACACAGATTCGCAGTCGGAGGGCGATGGCGAGGAGGACTCCAATAATCTGTCGGTGGATGCCGACGACGAGGAGTATCACGGACATAATTTCAAGCAGCCCAAGTGGACGGGCAAGAGGCGTGGCGTAAGGAATAGCAGCTGCAAATCCAGTGGCACCAATGGCAGCCACTCATCGCCGGAGGCAGTGCCTCTACTGGTCTACCTCGAATTGGGCGATAGAGGCGTTATCGTAAGGGACGAGCCACAGCATAACGTCGTTCTGGAAGACGATGGGGAGCTTAAAACGAAGATGCACAAGTTTTTGGGTCTGATGCCGTCACGCCGCAAACTTTACAATCCTGCGATGGCAAGCGATATGGATCAAGAGAATAATGAGAATGAAGTGTGCAAGGAGGAGGACTTTGTGCTCCAAGCCAATGTCAACTCGTTTGAGGAGTGCACCTCGTACTTGGTCAAGGAGCCTATTGATCTAAGTGCTCTGCCCAGCGAAAAGCAGTTAGCCGCCAACTGCCGCCGCCACAAGAGTAGTGTACGCTGCCTGGAGCGGCAACCACGGCTCTACGGATTCGTTCAGTCGCTCAGCCCGGTGATCCCGCTCAACAAGTGCCATCCACGGGCGCTGACCTACCGGCAAACCAATTTCCAGCAATGCAAAGTGGCACTGGCCAAGGTGCTGGCCAACATGTTCAACCACGCCATCTTCCACTGTGGCCTGCAGCTGCCAATTATTTGGCAGCGCTCCATGAGCACACGGTGGAAATGCCAGCTGGCCATCGATGCCTCCGGTAAGCGCACCGCCCAGATTCTACTTCTGCGCCGCATAGCGACCGCTCAGGAGCTCAtccagctcctgctgcacGGGATGTGCCATGCGGCAGCTTTCGTGTTCAACCGCGAGTTAAGTCACGGCGTCAACTGCCGCAGATGGGCCTACCAGGCGAAGTTGGCCTTACCAGAGTTACCCACCATCGGAGACAACTGCTTTGGTAGCTACAAGTACACCTGCACCATGTGCACCCGCTGCTCCAACGGCGTGGCCGACTTGAGCACGGAGTTCCTACGTTGCTCCTACTGCCAATTCGAGGTGAGTGTGAAGCCGTGCAGCATAGAGATGCACGACGGTGCCCGGTCAGATACGACTATGACACCGTTCAAGTGCTTCATCCGGGAAAAGTATTTGCAGCTGGGCGAGCAGGGAGGCACCATGCACTCCTCCAAGATGACGCTGCTCAACCGGGAGTTCATCCAGATGAACTCCACGACGAGGAGTTCTTAA
- the LOC6527037 gene encoding E3 ubiquitin-protein ligase RNF114, whose amino-acid sequence MLPSWQSLLRWKPLKTEGLRRAADGIKPLETIDLTASPDDERPVIGPLHDSNNGLYSCPICMSPLEQPVATMCGHVFCKNCLIAALIPFQTCPMCKKGVKHFIRLYT is encoded by the coding sequence ATGTTACCATCCTGGCAAAGTCTGTTGCGCTGGAAACCACTGAAGACGGAGGGACTGCGTCGAGCAGCCGACGGAATAAAGCCACTGGAGACCATTGACTTGACCGCCAGTCCTGATGATGAACGTCCAGTCATTGGGCCACTACACGATAGCAACAATGGCCTCTACTCGTGCCCCATCTGCATGAGTCCTCTCGAGCAGCCGGTGGCCACCATGTGCGGACACGTCTTCTGCAAGAACTGCCTGATCGCCGCCTTGATTCCATTCCAAACCTGCCCCATGTGCAAGAAGGGCGTCAAGCATTTCATTCGCTTATACACCTAA
- the LOC6527038 gene encoding uncharacterized protein LOC6527038 produces the protein MEHKVELFEPPVAFKLERRSENRATKVEEEEPHLTKQLKKHYGIEAEVLALLVNLELRYKEYYNLYHCEMKAQKILIERIWLLTQRYLILISSEQSCRYPEVYTLSTEEAIINEYEEKLEAVRASNNKMKHSLLEINQQCKEFYAAYERLDKTQETPFIMGDSHHRSIRYHKIMAVDIFNYLYATVLKLKCFMHQLDPVNLESVEEYRDLLQNESLMEEFEEYLNDHFVYCKCMYPIPTCPILKLKCSHQNITNLKYVSRI, from the exons atggaACACAAAGTTGAGTTGTTCGAACCCCCAGTGGCATTCAAGTTGGAGCGCAGATCGGAAAACAGAGCAACCaaagtggaggaggaggagccgcACCTGACGAAGCAGCTCAAGAAGCACTACGGGATTGAGGCAGAAGTTCTGGCGCTCCTTGTGAACTTAGAGTTGCGCTATAAGGAATACTACAATCTATACCATTGCGAAATGAAGGCACAGAAGATACTGATTGAACGGATATGGCTGCTAACACAGCGATACCTGATCCTAATCAGTTCGGAGCAGAGCTGTCGGTATCCCGAGGTCTACACCTTGTCCACCGAGGAGGCCATCATCAACGAGTACGAGGAAAAGCTGGAGGCTGTGCGAGCTTCAAA CAACAAAATGAAACACTCGCTGTTGGAAATCAATCAGCAGTGCAAGGAGTTCTATGCCGCCTACGAACGTCTGGACAAGACCCAGGAAACGCCGTTCATCATGGGTGATAGCCATCATAGAAGCATCAGGTACCACAAGATCATGGCCGTCGACATATTCAACTACTTGTACGCGACGGTGCTGAAGCTCAAGTGCTTCATGCATCAGCTGGATCCCGTGAATCTGGAGAGTGTCGAGGAGTACCGCGACCTGCTCCAAAACGAATCCTTGATGGAGGAGTTCGAGGAGTATCTAAATGATCACTTTGTGTACTGCAAGTGCATGTACCCCATCCCAACCTGCCCCATCTTGAAGCTAAAGTGTTCGCACCAAAACATCACAAATTTAAAGTATGTCAGTCGCATCTAA